From one Streptomyces sp. N50 genomic stretch:
- a CDS encoding TetR family transcriptional regulator → MAPSETLTAERILEATEEVLRRHGPAKATVVDVARALGVSHGTVYRHFRTKAALRAAVTKRWLDRTSENLSRFTADARDPETRLRAWLAGLFDAKRRKAGDDPEMFATYMVLAQEAGEMVAEHLDELIGQLTAIIGAGVESGVFTAPDPAVAARTVFQAATCFHDPSYAREWRKPGADAEFEALVELLVRGLRS, encoded by the coding sequence ATGGCACCGAGCGAGACCCTGACCGCCGAGCGCATCCTCGAAGCGACCGAGGAGGTGCTGCGCCGCCACGGCCCGGCGAAGGCCACCGTGGTGGACGTGGCCCGCGCGCTCGGCGTCAGCCATGGCACCGTCTACCGGCACTTCCGCACGAAGGCGGCCCTGCGCGCGGCGGTCACCAAGCGCTGGCTGGACCGGACTTCGGAGAACCTCTCCCGCTTCACGGCCGATGCCCGCGACCCCGAGACCCGCCTCCGCGCCTGGCTGGCGGGCCTCTTCGACGCCAAGCGCCGCAAGGCGGGCGACGATCCCGAGATGTTCGCCACGTACATGGTTCTCGCCCAGGAGGCGGGCGAGATGGTCGCCGAGCACCTCGACGAACTTATCGGCCAGCTCACCGCGATCATCGGCGCGGGCGTCGAGAGCGGCGTCTTCACCGCCCCCGACCCGGCCGTCGCCGCCCGCACCGTCTTCCAGGCCGCCACCTGCTTCCACGACCCGTCCTACGCGCGGGAGTGGCGGAAGCCGGGCGCGGACGCGGAGTTCGAGGCACTGGTGGAGCTGCTGGTGCGCGGGCTGCGGAGCTAG
- a CDS encoding aldo/keto reductase, translated as MTIPTRTLGTTGPQVSALGLGCMGMSALYGEADRAESIATIHAALEAGVTLLDTGDFYAMGHNELLIGEALRTAPAARREQALTSVKFGALRDPAGGWSGYDGRPAAVKNFAAYSLQRLGVDHIDVYRIARVDPGVPIEETVGAIAELVEQGYVRHIGLSEVGADTIRRAAATAPIADVQLEYALITRGIEDRILPVTRELGISVTAYGVLSRGLISGHFTPDRQLGATDFRAHSPRFQGENLQHNLTLVEQLRKLAEQKGVSVAQLAIAWVLSRGEDIVPLVGARTRERLAESLGALDVVLDAADLAAIEAAVPADSAVGERYPSAMMAHLDSEH; from the coding sequence ATGACGATCCCCACGCGCACACTCGGAACCACCGGCCCCCAGGTCTCCGCCCTCGGCCTCGGCTGCATGGGCATGTCCGCGCTGTACGGCGAAGCGGACCGCGCCGAATCCATCGCCACCATCCACGCGGCCCTCGAAGCGGGCGTGACGCTCCTCGACACCGGCGACTTCTACGCCATGGGCCACAACGAGCTGCTGATCGGCGAGGCCCTGCGCACCGCCCCCGCCGCCCGCCGTGAACAGGCCCTCACCAGCGTGAAGTTCGGGGCCCTGCGTGACCCGGCCGGCGGCTGGAGCGGGTACGACGGCCGGCCCGCCGCCGTGAAGAACTTCGCCGCGTACTCCCTCCAGCGCCTCGGCGTCGACCACATCGACGTGTACCGCATCGCCCGGGTCGACCCCGGCGTACCGATCGAGGAGACGGTCGGCGCGATCGCCGAACTGGTCGAGCAGGGCTACGTCCGGCACATCGGCCTCAGCGAGGTCGGCGCCGACACGATCCGCCGGGCCGCGGCCACCGCGCCGATCGCGGATGTGCAGCTGGAGTACGCGCTGATCACGCGCGGCATCGAGGACCGGATCCTGCCGGTCACCCGCGAGCTGGGCATCTCCGTGACGGCGTACGGCGTGCTGTCGCGCGGGCTGATCTCCGGGCACTTCACGCCCGACCGGCAGCTCGGCGCGACCGACTTCCGGGCACACTCGCCGCGCTTCCAGGGCGAGAACCTCCAGCACAACCTGACCCTGGTCGAGCAGCTGCGCAAGCTCGCCGAGCAGAAGGGCGTCTCCGTCGCCCAACTCGCCATCGCCTGGGTGCTGTCGAGGGGCGAGGACATCGTGCCGCTGGTCGGCGCGCGCACCCGGGAGCGGCTCGCGGAGTCGCTGGGCGCGCTGGACGTCGTCCTGGACGCGGCTGATCTGGCGGCGATCGAGGCGGCCGTACCGGCGGACTCGGCGGTGGGCGAGCGCTACCCGTCGGCGATGATGGCGCACCTCGACAGCGAGCACTGA
- a CDS encoding chitinase — protein sequence MLRRLVTAALTAATLLVPLTIATAPTASAADTCAVKSRPAGKVLQGYWENWDGSSNGVHPPFGWTPITNSAIAAHGYNVINAAFPVIRSDGTALWEDGMDTGVKVATPAEMCAAKASGQTILMSIGGAAAGIDLSSTTVADKFVSTIVPILKKYNFDGIDIDIETGLVGSGNIGQLSTSQANLIRIIDGILAQMPSNFGLTMAPETAYVTGGSITYGSIWGAYLPIVKKYADNGRLWWLNMQYYNGSMYGCSGDSYSAGTVAGFTAQTDCLNKGLVVQGTTIKVPYDKQVPGLPAQSGAGGGYMSPSLVSQAWKHYGTSLKGLMTWSINWDGSKNWTFGDNVKSLQGR from the coding sequence ATGCTCCGTCGCCTTGTCACCGCCGCCCTCACCGCGGCCACCCTGCTCGTCCCCCTCACGATCGCCACCGCCCCCACCGCCTCGGCGGCCGACACCTGCGCCGTGAAGTCCCGCCCGGCCGGCAAGGTCCTCCAGGGCTACTGGGAGAACTGGGACGGCTCCTCCAACGGCGTTCATCCGCCCTTCGGTTGGACCCCGATCACCAACTCCGCGATCGCCGCCCACGGCTACAACGTGATCAACGCGGCCTTCCCGGTGATCCGTTCGGACGGAACGGCCCTGTGGGAGGACGGCATGGACACGGGCGTGAAGGTGGCCACGCCCGCCGAGATGTGCGCGGCGAAGGCCTCCGGCCAGACGATCCTGATGTCGATCGGCGGCGCGGCCGCGGGCATCGACCTCAGCTCAACCACCGTGGCCGACAAGTTCGTCTCGACGATCGTGCCGATCCTGAAGAAGTACAACTTCGACGGCATCGACATCGACATCGAGACGGGCCTGGTCGGCAGCGGGAACATCGGCCAACTCTCCACGTCCCAGGCCAACTTGATCCGCATCATCGACGGCATCCTCGCCCAGATGCCGTCCAACTTCGGCCTGACGATGGCCCCGGAGACCGCCTACGTCACCGGCGGCAGCATCACGTACGGCTCGATCTGGGGCGCGTATCTCCCGATCGTGAAGAAGTACGCGGACAACGGCCGCCTGTGGTGGCTCAACATGCAGTACTACAACGGCAGCATGTACGGCTGCTCCGGCGACTCGTACTCGGCCGGCACGGTCGCGGGCTTCACCGCCCAGACCGACTGCCTCAACAAGGGCCTGGTCGTGCAGGGTACGACGATCAAGGTGCCGTACGACAAGCAGGTCCCGGGCCTGCCCGCCCAGTCGGGCGCGGGCGGGGGCTACATGTCGCCGTCGCTGGTCTCCCAGGCGTGGAAGCACTACGGCACCAGCCTCAAGGGCCTGATGACCTGGTCGATCAACTGGGACGGCTCGAAGAACTGGACGTTCGGCGACAACGTGAAGTCCCTGCAAGGGCGTTGA
- a CDS encoding glycine--tRNA ligase → MAADKIDTIVSLSKRRGFVFPSSEIYGGQRAAWDYGPLGVELKENLKRQWWRYMVTSREDVVGIDSSVILAPEVWVASGHVATFSDPLTECTSCHKRFRADHLEEAYEAKHGRAPEKGLADINCPNCGNKGQFTEPKEFSGLLSTHLGPTQDTGSVAYLRPETAQGIFTNFAQVQVASRKKPPFGIAQMGKSFRNEITPGNFIFRTREFEQMEMEFFVKPGEDEKWQEYWMEQRWNWYTGLGLREENMRWYDHPKEKLSHYSKRTADIEYRFQFGGNEWGELEGVANRTDYDLGAHSKASGQDLAYYDQEAGERWTPYVIEPAAGVGRAMLAFLLDAYVEDEAPNAKGKLEKRTVLRLNHRLAPVKVAVLPLSRNPELSPKAKGLAAALRQNWNIEFDDAGAIGRRYRRQDEIGTPFCVTVDFDTLDDNAVTVRERDSMKQERVSLDQIEGYLAARLVGA, encoded by the coding sequence GTGGCCGCCGACAAGATCGACACCATCGTCAGCCTGAGCAAGCGCCGTGGCTTCGTATTCCCCAGTAGTGAGATCTACGGCGGCCAGCGCGCCGCCTGGGACTACGGGCCGCTGGGTGTCGAGCTCAAGGAGAACCTGAAGCGCCAGTGGTGGCGCTACATGGTGACGTCGCGCGAGGACGTGGTCGGTATCGACTCGTCCGTGATCCTGGCCCCCGAGGTGTGGGTCGCCTCCGGCCATGTCGCCACTTTCTCGGACCCGCTGACCGAGTGCACCTCGTGCCACAAGCGGTTCCGCGCGGACCACCTGGAGGAGGCGTACGAGGCCAAGCACGGCCGCGCCCCCGAGAAGGGCCTCGCCGACATCAACTGCCCCAACTGCGGCAACAAGGGCCAGTTCACCGAGCCCAAGGAGTTCTCCGGCCTGCTCTCCACCCACCTGGGCCCGACGCAGGACACCGGCTCCGTCGCCTACCTGCGCCCCGAGACCGCCCAGGGCATCTTCACCAACTTCGCCCAGGTGCAGGTCGCTTCGCGCAAGAAGCCGCCGTTCGGCATCGCGCAGATGGGCAAGTCCTTCCGCAACGAGATCACGCCCGGCAACTTCATCTTCCGGACCCGCGAGTTCGAGCAGATGGAGATGGAGTTCTTCGTCAAGCCGGGCGAGGACGAGAAGTGGCAGGAGTACTGGATGGAGCAGCGCTGGAACTGGTACACCGGCCTGGGCCTGCGCGAGGAGAACATGCGGTGGTACGACCACCCCAAGGAGAAGCTCTCCCACTACTCCAAGCGCACCGCCGACATCGAGTACCGCTTCCAGTTCGGCGGCAACGAGTGGGGTGAGCTGGAGGGCGTCGCCAACCGCACCGACTACGACCTCGGCGCCCACTCCAAGGCCTCCGGCCAGGACCTCGCCTACTACGACCAGGAGGCCGGCGAGCGCTGGACGCCGTACGTCATCGAGCCCGCGGCGGGTGTCGGCCGCGCGATGCTGGCGTTCCTGCTCGACGCGTACGTCGAGGACGAAGCGCCCAACGCCAAGGGCAAGTTGGAGAAGCGCACGGTGCTGCGCCTCAACCACCGGCTCGCCCCGGTGAAGGTCGCGGTGCTTCCGCTGTCCCGCAACCCCGAGCTGTCCCCGAAGGCCAAGGGACTCGCCGCCGCGCTCCGTCAGAACTGGAACATCGAGTTCGACGACGCGGGCGCCATCGGCCGCCGCTACCGCCGGCAGGACGAGATCGGCACGCCGTTCTGTGTGACGGTCGACTTCGACACGCTCGACGACAACGCGGTGACGGTGCGCGAGCGCGACTCGATGAAGCAGGAGCGGGTGTCCCTCGACCAGATCGAGGGCTACCTGGCCGCGCGTCTCGTCGGCGCCTAG
- a CDS encoding metal ABC transporter substrate-binding protein: MNVRRRHISGIAIAAATALGLGTLSACSDSAAAANTDKFDVVAAFYPLQYLAEQIGGSHVHVTSLTKPGQEPHDLEISAQQTAALGQSDAVLYLKNLQPSVDSVVSQSDVRTKIDAASLTTEEKHGNEVGGHAASHDTSKNDELAGLDPHIWLDPVRYAQVAEGVGKAFEKADPKNAADYKARTAALVKKLDALNTEFKTGLANTKTKVFITTHAAFGYLAERYGLTEEAINGLDPESEPSAKRVKDLEKMAKADGVTTVFYETLVSDKTAKTIAADANLKTDVLDPIEGITKKSRGKDYFSVQQANLKALRTALGTK; encoded by the coding sequence ATGAACGTACGACGACGCCACATATCCGGGATCGCCATCGCCGCGGCCACCGCCCTCGGTCTCGGGACCCTCTCCGCCTGCTCCGACAGCGCTGCCGCGGCCAACACGGACAAGTTCGACGTCGTCGCGGCGTTCTACCCACTCCAGTACCTCGCCGAGCAGATCGGCGGCAGCCACGTCCACGTCACCAGCCTGACGAAGCCCGGCCAGGAGCCGCACGACCTGGAGATCAGCGCGCAGCAGACCGCCGCGCTCGGGCAGTCCGACGCGGTGCTCTACCTCAAGAACCTCCAGCCCTCCGTCGACTCCGTGGTGAGCCAGTCCGACGTCAGGACGAAGATCGACGCCGCCTCCCTGACCACCGAGGAGAAGCACGGCAACGAGGTCGGCGGACACGCGGCCTCGCACGACACCTCGAAGAACGACGAGCTGGCCGGCCTCGACCCCCACATCTGGCTCGACCCGGTGCGCTACGCCCAGGTCGCCGAGGGCGTCGGCAAGGCCTTCGAGAAGGCCGACCCGAAGAACGCGGCCGACTACAAGGCGCGCACCGCGGCCCTGGTCAAGAAGCTGGACGCGCTCAACACCGAGTTCAAGACCGGCCTCGCGAACACCAAGACCAAGGTGTTCATCACCACACACGCAGCTTTCGGCTACCTCGCCGAGCGCTACGGCCTCACCGAGGAGGCCATCAACGGCCTCGACCCGGAGTCGGAGCCGAGTGCCAAGCGCGTCAAGGACCTTGAGAAGATGGCCAAGGCCGACGGCGTCACCACGGTGTTCTACGAGACCCTCGTCAGCGACAAGACCGCGAAGACCATCGCCGCCGACGCGAACCTGAAGACCGACGTCCTCGACCCGATCGAGGGCATCACCAAGAAGTCCCGCGGCAAGGACTACTTCTCGGTCCAGCAGGCCAACCTCAAGGCGCTGCGGACGGCCCTGGGAACCAAGTGA
- a CDS encoding metal ABC transporter ATP-binding protein, producing the protein MAEPVISLRGVRAELGSRPVLRGIDLTVRRGEVVALLGANGSGKSTAIRTIIGQVPLSAGEIELFGTPRRAFRDWRRVGYVPQRTTAGGGVPATVTEIVASGRLSRARFGLLRKTDHEAVRHALELVGMADRAKDSVDALSGGQHQRVLIARALAAEPELLIMDEPMAGVDLASQKVLADTLTRQVAEGTTVLLVLHELGPLEPLIDRAVVLRDGCVQHDGPPPRALGQHALPGHDHVHPHEPLHTGLLS; encoded by the coding sequence GTGGCCGAGCCCGTCATATCGCTGCGCGGAGTCCGCGCCGAGCTGGGCTCGCGCCCCGTCCTGCGCGGCATCGACCTCACCGTGCGCCGCGGTGAGGTGGTCGCGCTGCTCGGCGCCAACGGCTCCGGCAAGTCGACCGCGATCCGCACGATCATCGGCCAAGTGCCTTTGTCCGCAGGCGAGATCGAGCTGTTCGGCACCCCGCGCCGCGCCTTCCGCGACTGGCGGCGCGTGGGGTACGTACCGCAGCGCACGACGGCCGGAGGCGGGGTGCCCGCCACGGTCACCGAGATCGTCGCGTCCGGCCGCCTCTCCCGCGCCCGCTTCGGCCTGCTGCGCAAGACGGACCACGAGGCCGTACGGCACGCCCTGGAGCTGGTCGGGATGGCGGACCGCGCCAAGGACTCGGTCGACGCGCTCTCCGGCGGCCAGCACCAGCGCGTGCTGATCGCCCGCGCGCTCGCCGCCGAACCCGAACTCCTCATCATGGACGAGCCGATGGCGGGCGTGGACCTGGCCAGCCAGAAGGTCCTCGCGGACACCCTGACCCGCCAAGTCGCCGAGGGCACAACGGTGTTGCTCGTCCTGCACGAACTCGGCCCGCTGGAACCGCTGATCGACCGCGCGGTCGTCCTGCGCGACGGCTGCGTCCAGCACGACGGCCCGCCCCCGCGCGCGCTGGGCCAGCACGCGCTGCCCGGCCACGACCACGTACATCCCCACGAGCCGCTTCACACGGGACTGCTGAGCTGA
- a CDS encoding metal ABC transporter permease, which translates to MDLLDYAFMQRALIAAVLVGITAPAIGIYLVQRRQPLMGDGIGHVAMTGVGLGFLLNASPVWMATAVSVLGSVLMELIRWYGKTRGDIALAMLFYGGMAGGVMFVNLAPGGSNANLSSYLFGSLSTVSQSDVTAIGILAAFVIVVTLGLRRQLFAVNHDEEFARVTGLPVRALNLLTAVTAAVTVTVAMRVVGLILVSALMVVPVAAAQQLTRSFGATLAIAGVIGVTVSVSGTVTSYYQNVPPGATIVLLTIAAFIALTALATPLARRRARAAAAARPAGDPVECAIPATRGAADEVGV; encoded by the coding sequence ATGGACCTCCTCGACTACGCCTTCATGCAGCGGGCGCTCATCGCCGCCGTCCTCGTCGGCATCACCGCCCCCGCGATCGGCATCTACCTCGTCCAGCGCCGCCAGCCCCTCATGGGCGACGGCATCGGCCACGTCGCGATGACCGGCGTGGGCCTCGGCTTCCTGCTCAACGCCTCCCCGGTCTGGATGGCCACCGCCGTCTCCGTCCTCGGCTCGGTCCTGATGGAACTGATCCGCTGGTACGGCAAGACCCGCGGCGACATCGCCCTCGCGATGCTCTTCTACGGCGGCATGGCGGGCGGCGTGATGTTCGTCAACCTCGCGCCGGGCGGCTCGAACGCCAACCTGAGCTCGTACCTCTTCGGCTCCCTCTCGACGGTCTCGCAGTCCGACGTGACGGCGATCGGCATCCTGGCCGCCTTCGTGATCGTGGTCACCCTCGGCCTGCGGCGGCAGTTGTTCGCCGTGAACCACGACGAGGAGTTCGCGCGGGTCACCGGCCTGCCCGTGCGCGCCCTGAACCTGCTGACGGCGGTCACCGCGGCCGTCACGGTCACCGTCGCGATGCGGGTCGTGGGCCTGATCCTGGTCTCCGCGCTGATGGTGGTGCCGGTCGCCGCCGCGCAGCAGCTGACCCGCAGTTTCGGGGCGACGCTGGCGATCGCGGGCGTGATCGGCGTGACCGTGTCGGTCAGCGGCACCGTGACGTCGTACTACCAGAACGTCCCGCCCGGCGCGACGATCGTGCTCCTGACGATCGCCGCGTTCATCGCGCTGACCGCGCTGGCGACTCCGCTGGCGAGGCGCCGGGCCCGGGCCGCGGCCGCCGCGCGACCTGCCGGGGACCCGGTGGAATGCGCGATTCCAGCCACACGGGGGGCCGCCGACGAGGTCGGCGTCTGA
- a CDS encoding transcriptional repressor has translation MTTAGPPVKGRSTRQRAAVSAALNEVDEFRSAQELHDMLKHKGDSVGLTTVYRTLQNLADAGEVDVLRTDEGESVYRRCSTGDHHHHLVCRVCGKAVEVEGPAVEKWAEAIAAEHGYVNVAHTVEIFGTCAECAAATSKS, from the coding sequence GTGACGACGGCCGGCCCGCCCGTAAAGGGACGCTCCACCCGCCAGCGTGCCGCCGTGTCGGCGGCGCTCAACGAGGTCGACGAGTTCCGCAGCGCCCAGGAACTCCACGACATGCTCAAGCACAAGGGTGACTCGGTGGGCCTGACCACGGTCTACCGCACCCTCCAGAACCTCGCCGACGCCGGCGAGGTCGACGTCCTGCGCACGGACGAGGGCGAGTCCGTGTACCGCCGCTGCTCCACGGGCGACCACCATCACCACCTGGTGTGCCGGGTCTGCGGCAAGGCGGTGGAGGTGGAAGGGCCGGCGGTCGAGAAGTGGGCGGAGGCCATCGCCGCCGAGCACGGGTACGTGAACGTGGCGCACACGGTGGAGATCTTCGGGACCTGCGCGGAGTGCGCGGCGGCGACCTCGAAGAGCTAG
- a CDS encoding YcxB family protein → MDMGRDPRDLTGESVELVYQLTVEDFTAALKARRRVSRAGRRQLWMFGVAVFFAVVAVAVSLAGGESVPLPLIAGLIMAVLLLMFQPWLMARQFHRHTERRGVFRATVTDVGVSVVTDDSSTSINWTVQPRYRETPDAFFLFSSDKNAVGVTLLPKRGLADPADADRLRAILDAHVLRV, encoded by the coding sequence ATGGACATGGGGCGGGATCCGCGGGACCTGACGGGGGAGTCGGTCGAGCTGGTGTATCAGCTGACCGTCGAGGACTTCACGGCGGCGCTGAAAGCGCGCAGGCGGGTCAGCAGGGCGGGTCGAAGGCAGCTGTGGATGTTCGGCGTCGCGGTCTTCTTCGCCGTCGTGGCGGTGGCGGTGTCACTGGCCGGTGGTGAGTCGGTGCCGCTTCCGCTGATCGCCGGTCTGATCATGGCCGTGCTGCTGCTGATGTTCCAACCCTGGCTCATGGCCCGCCAGTTCCATCGCCACACGGAGCGCCGGGGGGTGTTCCGCGCGACGGTCACGGACGTCGGGGTGTCGGTGGTCACCGACGACTCGTCGACCTCGATCAACTGGACCGTGCAGCCCCGCTACCGGGAGACGCCGGACGCGTTCTTCCTGTTCAGCTCCGACAAGAACGCCGTCGGTGTCACCCTCCTCCCGAAGCGCGGCCTGGCCGACCCGGCCGACGCCGACCGACTGCGCGCGATCCTCGACGCGCACGTGCTCCGGGTCTAG
- a CDS encoding isoprenyl transferase → MAVRGILGRQRREYTAPEPHPSGATAPKLPGELIPKHVAIVMDGNGRWAKARGLPRTEGHKVGAERVLDVLQGGVEMGVGAISLYAFSTENWKRSPDEVRFLMNFNRDFIRKSRDTLDELGIRVRWVGRMPKLWRSVAKELQIAQEQTKNNDALTLYFCMNYGGRAEIADAARALAEDVAAGRLDPAKVDEKTLGKYMYYPDMPEVDLFLRPSGEQRTSNYLIWQSAYAEMVFQDVLWPDFDRRDLWRACVEFAQRDRRFGGAVPNEKLLAMEAAMRGRPEEG, encoded by the coding sequence ATGGCCGTACGCGGGATCCTGGGGCGCCAGCGGCGCGAGTACACGGCGCCGGAGCCGCACCCGTCCGGGGCCACCGCGCCGAAGCTGCCCGGTGAGCTGATCCCGAAGCACGTGGCGATCGTCATGGACGGGAACGGACGGTGGGCGAAGGCGCGGGGGCTGCCGCGCACCGAGGGCCACAAGGTCGGCGCCGAGCGGGTGTTGGACGTGCTGCAGGGCGGCGTCGAGATGGGCGTCGGGGCGATCTCGCTGTACGCCTTCTCCACCGAGAACTGGAAGCGGTCGCCCGACGAGGTGCGCTTCCTCATGAACTTCAACCGCGACTTCATCCGCAAGTCCCGCGACACCCTCGACGAACTCGGCATCCGGGTGCGGTGGGTGGGCCGGATGCCCAAGCTGTGGCGGTCGGTCGCCAAGGAGCTCCAGATCGCGCAGGAGCAGACCAAGAACAATGACGCGCTGACCCTGTACTTCTGCATGAACTACGGCGGCCGGGCCGAAATCGCCGACGCGGCACGGGCGTTGGCCGAGGACGTGGCGGCGGGCCGGCTCGACCCGGCCAAGGTCGACGAGAAGACCCTCGGCAAGTACATGTACTACCCGGACATGCCCGAGGTCGACCTCTTCCTGCGCCCCAGCGGGGAACAGCGCACCTCCAACTACCTGATCTGGCAGAGCGCTTACGCCGAGATGGTCTTCCAGGACGTGCTGTGGCCGGACTTCGACCGGCGTGACCTGTGGCGCGCGTGCGTCGAATTCGCCCAGCGGGACCGGCGGTTCGGCGGGGCCGTGCCGAACGAGAAGCTGCTCGCGATGGAAGCGGCGATGCGGGGGCGGCCCGAGGAGGGCTAG
- the recO gene encoding DNA repair protein RecO: MSLFRDDGIVLRTQKLGEADRIITLLTRGHGRVRAVARGVRRTKSKFGARLEPFSHVDVQFFARGSELIGRGLPLCTQSETIAPYGGGIVADYARYTAGTAMLETAERFTDHEGEPAVQQYLLLVGGLRTLAGGEHAPHLILDAFLLRSLAVNGYAPSFGDCAKCGMPGPNRFFSVASGGVVCADCRVAGSVVPSPQALELLGALLTGDWETADACEARHVREGSGLVSAYLHWHLERGLRSLRYVEKS; encoded by the coding sequence ATGAGCCTGTTCCGCGACGACGGCATCGTGCTGCGCACCCAGAAGCTGGGTGAGGCGGACCGGATCATCACGCTGCTCACCCGGGGTCACGGGCGGGTACGCGCGGTGGCGCGCGGGGTGCGGCGGACCAAGTCGAAGTTCGGGGCGCGGCTGGAACCCTTCTCCCATGTGGACGTCCAGTTCTTCGCGCGGGGCAGTGAACTGATCGGCCGCGGGCTGCCGTTGTGCACCCAGAGCGAGACCATCGCTCCGTACGGTGGCGGGATCGTCGCCGACTACGCGCGGTACACCGCCGGTACGGCCATGCTGGAGACGGCCGAGCGGTTCACCGATCACGAGGGCGAGCCCGCCGTACAGCAGTACCTGCTGCTCGTGGGCGGGCTGCGGACGCTGGCCGGCGGGGAGCATGCTCCGCATCTGATTCTTGACGCGTTCCTGCTGCGGTCGCTCGCCGTCAACGGGTACGCGCCAAGCTTCGGGGACTGCGCGAAGTGCGGGATGCCGGGACCGAACCGGTTCTTCTCCGTGGCGTCGGGCGGGGTCGTCTGCGCGGACTGCCGGGTGGCGGGGAGCGTCGTACCCTCGCCGCAGGCCCTGGAGCTTCTCGGTGCGCTGCTTACGGGAGACTGGGAGACGGCGGACGCGTGCGAGGCGCGGCATGTGCGGGAGGGGAGCGGGCTGGTGTCCGCCTATCTGCACTGGCATCTGGAGCGCGGGCTTCGTTCACTGCGGTACGTAGAGAAGTCGTAG
- a CDS encoding SCO2521 family protein, giving the protein MTTPGRQTRSVLACGEVRTGLLPSFQALDGRAAAQLLRLRADEHVRVSERPNLYALSPEVLTGVDCRLPTSNGAKVRAVGTVAARAALTEGRVLQSTAYFSAPAAGPDVRRPWGHYLVRPGVVEPFGKLPEQATAEGVLRGGGRGELDLGMIAEGLLAQLVRHPLLDHKAPFKSRRTQLRWAARQAPKGDEASLDRFTLAEDGLRTVELRVPEGTETAAVAGLCEDLALHDWLLTTVVHMLENSRLGAADGPAAVLALRPAVDHLLHLWMPRAHVDRTLGHLWDVLEREPGFSRQWENLRQRIRDQLAIQAIPLLHQALSTR; this is encoded by the coding sequence ATGACGACCCCCGGACGGCAGACGCGCTCGGTCCTCGCCTGCGGTGAGGTGCGCACCGGCCTGCTGCCCTCCTTCCAGGCACTGGACGGCCGCGCCGCCGCCCAACTCCTGCGGCTGCGCGCCGACGAACACGTCCGGGTCTCCGAGCGGCCCAACCTCTACGCCCTCTCGCCCGAGGTCCTCACCGGTGTGGACTGCCGGCTCCCCACCTCGAACGGCGCCAAGGTCAGGGCCGTCGGTACGGTGGCCGCCCGCGCCGCGCTCACCGAGGGCCGGGTCCTGCAGTCCACCGCCTACTTCAGCGCCCCGGCCGCCGGACCCGACGTACGCCGGCCCTGGGGGCACTACCTGGTCCGCCCCGGGGTCGTCGAGCCGTTCGGGAAACTGCCCGAACAGGCAACGGCGGAGGGCGTGTTGCGTGGCGGCGGGCGCGGCGAGCTGGACCTCGGAATGATCGCCGAGGGCCTGCTGGCGCAACTGGTGCGCCACCCCCTCCTCGACCACAAGGCCCCCTTCAAGTCCCGCCGCACACAGCTGCGTTGGGCCGCGCGGCAGGCGCCGAAGGGCGACGAAGCGTCACTCGACCGCTTCACGCTGGCCGAAGACGGCCTGCGGACGGTCGAGTTGAGGGTTCCCGAGGGCACCGAGACCGCCGCGGTCGCGGGGCTCTGCGAAGACCTCGCGTTGCACGACTGGCTTTTGACGACGGTGGTGCACATGCTGGAGAACAGCCGGCTCGGCGCGGCGGACGGGCCCGCGGCGGTCCTGGCGCTGCGTCCGGCCGTGGATCACCTGCTGCATCTGTGGATGCCGCGCGCGCACGTGGACCGCACGCTGGGACACCTGTGGGACGTACTGGAGCGGGAACCGGGCTTCAGCCGCCAATGGGAGAACCTTCGCCAGCGTATCCGGGACCAACTGGCCATACAGGCCATCCCGTTGCTGCACCAGGCGCTGAGTACGCGCTGA